The following are encoded in a window of Rosa chinensis cultivar Old Blush chromosome 4, RchiOBHm-V2, whole genome shotgun sequence genomic DNA:
- the LOC112200982 gene encoding uncharacterized protein LOC112200982, which produces MRPLSKPVTIINFIVVLLSQLPTLTLSQCRDSCGDIPIKYPFALDDGCGAPQFRRMLNCSTDLFFLTPSGSYKVESINYDKKTIVVYDPAMSTCSILQPHHDFLMTDIQSALIPPTSDTVFALLNCSIDSPVLNHYSYLCFNFSSHSCDELYGSCNAFRVFHMVANTTSPPCCFTGYDTVKFMSMNILDCTHYTTVTNTDELRGIGPQDWVYGIKMTFAVPDSGCNRCAMSGGTCGFDTETEGALCLCSSSSNYTRECAVGSVTAGVNNCATSSIFLQSIFVIVLIHNLFNLVFLSN; this is translated from the exons ATGAGGCCTCTCTCAAAACCAGTCACCATCATCAACTTCATAGTAGTACTCCTCTCACAGCTTCCTACCCTAACTCTCTCCCAATGCCGCGACTCCTGCGGTGACATCCCCATAAAGTACCCTTTTGCCCTCGATGATGGCTGCGGCGCCCCGCAGTTCCGCCGCATGCTCAATTGCTCCACCgacctcttcttcctcacccCGTCCGGCTCCTACAAAGTCGAGTCCATCAATTACGACAAGAAAACCATCGTCGTTTACGACCCGGCCATGTCCACCTGCTCCATCCTCCAGCCCCACCACGACTTCCTCATGACCGATATCCAGTCGGCCCTAATTCCCCCGACCTCTGACACCGTCTTTGCCCTCCTCAACTGCTCTATTGACTCCCCTGTCCTCAACCACTACAGTTACCTCTGCTTCAACTTCTCTTCTCACTCCTGCGACGAGCTCTACGGCTCGTGCAACGCGTTTAGGGTTTTCCACATGGTTGCCAACACTACTTCGCCGCCTTGCTGCTTTACAGGTTACGACACCGTTAAGTTCATGAGCATGAACATCTTGGACTGCACGCATTACACCACGGTGACGAACACGGATGAGTTGAGGGGGATTGGACCGCAGGATTGGGTTTATGGGATCAAGATGACCTTTGCCGTGCCGGATTCCGGTTGCAACAGGTGTGCGATGTCCGGTGGCACGTGCGGGTTTGATACAGAGACCGAAGGGGCACTGTGTCTTTGCTCGAGTTCGTCGAATTATACTAGAGAATGTG CTGTAGGCAGTGTCACGGCGGGAGTGAACAACTGTGCAACCAGCAGCATATTCTTGCAATCAATTTTTGTGATCGTGTTGATCCATAATTTATTCAACCTAGTATTTTTGTCAAATTAA